A window of Longimicrobiales bacterium genomic DNA:
TCGAGATTGGCCAATGACATCTGCACCTCGGCACTCGCCGCGAGTGACTGCGCCTGCTTCTGAATGCCTGTGAAGTCGACCGTCTGGCCCTTCTTACTCGCGACAGCCGCGAGGGCTCCCGTGATCTGCACGGAGTCGGTCGAGAGAGGAACGCCCTCAGGCCACTCAGCAAGAGCTGACCGCCCAAGGAGAGCAAGCTTCACATTCCACTCTTCGGCGAGGCGCGCGACCGAACTTCCGGTAACGCCTCGCGCTCCGCCCGACACGATAATCACGGATCCAGGCTCGAGTGCCGCAGACTTTGTTCCGGTCATCGTCAGCGGCTCGATCTGCACGACCGCCCGGGCGCCGTCGGCCCCAATGCCAACTTCGAGGGCCGGACCGCCAAGGAAGAGTTCGTCGATAATCTCGGCCGCCGCGGTCGAGGGATCGGCTACATCGATGGCCTTGAGTGATGCACCGGGCCATTCGCGCGCCGCGGTCTTCACGACACCTGCCAGGCCACCGGTCCACGCTCCGGCTCCGGGATCGCCGGCGAGACCGAAGTCCCCGCCAGTCGACTGGATCGTAACGAAGACCCGCTCTGACGACTCCGGGTGCTGCGCGACCATACGGGCCGCCTGAATCGCATTCTGGTGAACGGCGATCGCGCCGTCTGCGCCGACCTGATGACCTCCCAGGCCCGCCAGGCTAATCACGGCCCGGGCAGAAGCCGACGGGACCTCAACAATGACCGGCTCGAGCCCGCGTTCCTTGAGTCCTTCTGCAAGCTCGCCCGCCAACTCCGTGTGCTCTGATGTAATCTCGACCGAGGTACCCTCGGAAAGCCCAGCGAGACCGAACCCAGGCCGGAGCTCAGAAACGATCCGCGGAACGAACGCAGAGACGGTGGTGGCATCCACGACCATCGGTGTCACCGCAGAAGAAGCGACCGGCGCCGCTGCTGCTGCCTGCGGAGCCACCTCAACTACTGGCGCCTCGACAACGGCAGGAGCCGCCGGTGTTTCTACCGGAGCCGCGATACCGCCAGCCAGCCTGTCCGCTACATCCCGTAGTGTGCGAAGCGTGGCCAACTCAGACGGAGCGATCTCCGGCATGCCAGGGATTCGCTCCTGGAGCTCGGACAGAATCTCGACCTGCTTGATCGAATCGATTCCGAGACCGGCTTCCATTTCCATGTCCAGATCGAGCATTTCGACCGGGTAACCAGTCTTCTCAGCTACGACCTCGAGCGCGAGCGCCGTCACGTCTATATCGGGCGTTGCGGCTGCAACCAATGCCGCAGGTGTCGCAGGTGCAATGCTCGGTCCCGCCGCTGCCGCAGGCATACCGGCGATCAGCTTGTCCGCGACATCACGCAGCGT
This region includes:
- a CDS encoding SDR family oxidoreductase — encoded protein: TLRDVADKLIAGMPAAAAGPSIAPATPAALVAAATPDIDVTALALEVVAEKTGYPVEMLDLDMEMEAGLGIDSIKQVEILSELQERIPGMPEIAPSELATLRTLRDVADRLAGGIAAPVETPAAPAVVEAPVVEVAPQAAAAAPVASSAVTPMVVDATTVSAFVPRIVSELRPGFGLAGLSEGTSVEITSEHTELAGELAEGLKERGLEPVIVEVPSASARAVISLAGLGGHQVGADGAIAVHQNAIQAARMVAQHPESSERVFVTIQSTGGDFGLAGDPGAGAWTGGLAGVVKTAAREWPGASLKAIDVADPSTAAAEIIDELFLGGPALEVGIGADGARAVVQIEPLTMTGTKSAALEPGSVIIVSGGARGVTGSSVARLAEEWNVKLALLGRSALAEWPEGVPLSTDSVQITGALAAVASKKGQTVDFTGIQKQAQSLAASAEVQMSLANLDARGVDAMYLSADVNDPAQVQAALDQVRQTWGSIDGIVHGAGVLRDKAIVDMTPDRVADVFGPKVGGLSVLLEATKEDPIQLIAIFSSIAARAGNAGQSAYAAANEVLNKVAAAEAQRRGEWCRVRSYNWGPWAGGMVDAGLAAHFEKQGIALLDVDLGAQFFVDELSLDGEGVERVVLAAPSFPASMHTLSFPAATALEAAGNGSANGRLAPAMVADFALRIGQALKPVRTMRMYLEDFVIAMPGQDTNPSEGGHTVEVHPIEGAIPGYRLMFKDAVGTVHHETTVRYDENGATPPPSVPSGGLEPWPFEPEGAYEVLGNASSYRSIVDLEGVSEEGGMALLRSATSLGWPPKAFSRGFDPATFEGLLQLGELWTHQKAGAMEKIASMGTMVVHHLESIPEQLRSAFRARQTERGTLFDFILATEDGDLVAELREVQFDAPGA